In one window of Campylobacter coli DNA:
- a CDS encoding tram-like protein has protein sequence MNILNEAMKVLKLDLKPFDLTNLTKKKTYLCALNDENLLLIYTGKARFINKDAVFVDNLANSFNLKYKYFFTKSPLCSKAKHYLEEKGFRIHVIL, from the coding sequence ATGAATATTTTAAATGAAGCAATGAAGGTTTTAAAACTAGATTTAAAACCTTTTGATTTAACAAATTTAACAAAAAAGAAAACTTATCTTTGTGCTTTAAATGATGAAAATTTACTTTTAATATATACAGGAAAAGCAAGATTTATTAATAAAGATGCTGTATTTGTAGATAACTTAGCAAATAGTTTTAATCTAAAATACAAATATTTTTTTACCAAAAGCCCACTATGCTCAAAAGCAAAACATTACCTTGAAGAAAAAGGATTTCGTATTCATGTTATTTTGTGA
- a CDS encoding type III pantothenate kinase: MLFCDIGNSNASFLDDNKFFTLSIEQFLEFKSEQKIFYINVNEHIKEHLKARKNFINLEPYFVFDTIYQGLGVDRIAACYTIEDGVVVDAGSAITVDIVSNSIHLGGFILPGIANYRKIYAHISPRLKHEFNTQISLDAFPQKTSDALSYGVFKSIYLLIKDAAQNKKLYFTGGDGQFLANYFDYAIYDKLLIFRGMKKIIQENPNLLF, translated from the coding sequence ATGTTATTTTGTGATATTGGCAATTCCAATGCTAGTTTTTTAGACGATAATAAATTTTTTACCCTTAGCATAGAACAATTTTTAGAATTTAAAAGTGAACAAAAAATTTTTTATATCAATGTTAATGAACACATCAAAGAGCATTTAAAAGCACGTAAAAACTTTATAAATCTTGAACCCTATTTTGTATTTGATACTATTTATCAGGGTTTGGGTGTAGATCGCATTGCAGCTTGTTACACTATAGAAGATGGGGTTGTAGTAGATGCTGGTAGTGCAATTACGGTAGATATAGTATCAAATTCCATACACTTGGGAGGATTCATCTTGCCAGGTATTGCTAATTATAGAAAAATTTATGCTCATATTTCCCCTAGATTAAAACATGAATTCAATACTCAAATCAGTCTTGATGCTTTCCCGCAAAAAACAAGCGATGCCTTAAGTTATGGGGTGTTTAAAAGTATTTATTTGCTTATCAAAGATGCTGCACAAAATAAAAAACTTTATTTTACGGGTGGAGATGGGCAATTTTTAGCAAATTATTTTGATTATGCTATTTACGATAAACTTCTCATTTTTAGAGGAATGAAGAAGATTATACAAGAAAATCCAAATCTACTTTTTTAA
- a CDS encoding FAD-dependent oxidoreductase has translation MTQQEFDVIVIGAGISGAALFYELARYTDIKNIALIEKYHAPATLNSKGTSNSQTIHCGDIETNYTLEKAKKVKRTADMIVKYGLLQNAQNQFMFSHQKMALAVGDTECEYMKKRHEEFGELYPYMKFFDKEKIKQIEPKVALGENGIDDRPENICAMGVEAGEVFTTVDFGKMSASLIEQGQKQGKNTFVAFNQEIVHIEKKDDIFILKTNTYQEYRSKAVVVNAGAHSLYLAHKMNLGMDKSCWPVAGSFYLTKQKLLNGKVYMVQNPKLPFAALHGDPDLLADMNTRFGPTALVIPKLERYHGLKSVPEFFEALKLDKTVLKVTFSMFKDPTIRNYILYNYLFELPFIDKGLFVKDAKKIVPSLKTSDIYYAKGFGGVRPQVIDKTKGELMLGEASITETPGIIFNMTPSPGATSCLGNAERDAKLMCEYLGAKFDEDKFASELL, from the coding sequence ATGACTCAACAAGAATTCGATGTAATTGTCATCGGAGCAGGAATTTCTGGAGCAGCTTTGTTTTATGAGCTTGCAAGATACACTGATATTAAAAATATTGCTTTGATAGAAAAATATCATGCTCCTGCAACATTAAATTCTAAAGGAACAAGCAATTCTCAAACTATTCATTGTGGAGATATCGAAACAAACTACACTCTAGAAAAAGCTAAAAAAGTTAAAAGAACTGCTGATATGATAGTAAAATATGGGCTTTTGCAAAATGCGCAGAATCAATTTATGTTTTCTCATCAAAAAATGGCCTTGGCCGTTGGCGATACAGAATGTGAGTACATGAAAAAACGCCATGAAGAATTTGGCGAACTTTATCCTTATATGAAATTTTTTGATAAAGAAAAAATTAAACAAATCGAACCTAAAGTAGCTCTTGGAGAAAATGGTATAGATGATAGACCTGAAAATATCTGTGCCATGGGGGTTGAAGCTGGAGAAGTTTTTACCACAGTAGATTTTGGGAAAATGAGTGCAAGTTTAATTGAACAAGGACAAAAACAAGGTAAAAACACCTTTGTAGCTTTCAATCAAGAAATTGTTCACATAGAAAAAAAAGACGATATTTTTATCTTAAAAACAAATACTTATCAAGAATACCGTTCTAAAGCTGTAGTTGTAAATGCTGGTGCGCATTCTTTATATCTAGCACATAAAATGAATTTGGGTATGGATAAATCTTGTTGGCCTGTAGCAGGAAGCTTTTATTTAACCAAACAAAAATTACTCAATGGTAAAGTCTATATGGTGCAAAATCCAAAATTACCTTTTGCAGCTCTTCATGGAGATCCTGATTTGCTTGCAGATATGAATACTCGTTTTGGTCCTACTGCACTAGTTATTCCAAAACTTGAACGCTATCACGGTTTAAAATCCGTTCCTGAGTTTTTTGAAGCTTTAAAACTTGATAAAACCGTTTTAAAAGTTACTTTTAGTATGTTTAAAGATCCAACGATTAGAAACTATATACTTTATAACTATCTTTTTGAATTACCTTTTATCGATAAAGGTTTATTTGTAAAAGATGCTAAAAAAATAGTCCCTAGTTTAAAAACAAGCGATATTTATTATGCAAAGGGCTTTGGAGGAGTCCGTCCTCAAGTAATTGATAAAACCAAAGGGGAATTAATGCTAGGCGAAGCAAGTATCACCGAAACTCCTGGAATTATTTTCAATATGACCCCAAGTCCTGGAGCAACAAGCTGTTTAGGTAATGCTGAAAGAGATGCCAAGCTTATGTGTGAATATTTAGGGGCTAAATTTGACGAGGATAAATTTGCTTCAGAACTATTGTAG
- the pyk gene encoding pyruvate kinase, with amino-acid sequence MLKKTKIVATVGPASEKEDVLRQMIINGVNVFRLNFSHGTHEYHKNNLETIRKVSRELNTRVGILQDISGPKIRTGELKTPFELKKGDKLDFYYEKIIGEQITPNHYKLSINQSEILNMLKLDEYIYLYDGSIKAKVTAKDNEKIETLIENDGFLNSNKGINFPNTKINIDVITQKDKKDLLWGIENGVDFLAISFVQNAHDIDEVREILAQNNAKISIFAKIEKFDAVENIDEIIASSDGIMVARGDLGIEVPYYKVPNIQKAIIHKANNASKPVITATQMLFSLAKSKTATRAEISDVANAVLDGTDAVMLSEESAVGIDPANAVDIMCQTIIETEKRYPYNKFNEFVNLDNTDKIMRSSAHLATDLNADAIFSLTSSGKSAIKIARYRPNMEIIAVAHSEKTLNSLSIVWGVNPAILVNKSEDLTDLLRDSVKSSVEKGFMDKDKCYLLTAGFPTGVEGTSNLIRILAKEQIAYYLK; translated from the coding sequence ATGCTAAAAAAAACTAAAATTGTGGCTACAGTTGGACCAGCAAGCGAAAAAGAAGATGTTTTGCGCCAGATGATAATCAATGGCGTAAATGTTTTTCGTTTAAACTTCTCTCATGGAACACATGAATATCATAAAAACAATCTTGAAACCATACGCAAAGTTTCAAGAGAGCTTAATACTCGTGTGGGAATTTTGCAAGATATAAGTGGGCCAAAAATTCGCACAGGAGAGCTGAAAACTCCTTTTGAACTTAAAAAAGGTGATAAACTTGATTTTTATTATGAAAAAATTATAGGCGAACAAATCACTCCAAATCATTATAAACTTAGCATTAATCAAAGCGAAATTTTAAATATGCTAAAACTAGATGAATACATCTATCTCTATGATGGTTCAATCAAAGCAAAAGTCACTGCCAAGGATAATGAAAAAATTGAGACCCTTATAGAAAATGATGGTTTTTTAAATTCAAATAAGGGTATTAATTTTCCAAATACAAAAATCAATATCGATGTCATCACACAAAAGGACAAAAAAGATTTGCTTTGGGGTATAGAAAATGGAGTAGATTTCTTAGCTATTTCTTTTGTTCAAAATGCTCATGATATTGATGAAGTTCGTGAAATTTTAGCTCAAAATAATGCTAAAATCTCTATATTTGCAAAAATAGAAAAATTTGATGCGGTAGAAAATATAGATGAAATCATAGCATCTAGCGATGGTATAATGGTCGCACGTGGAGATCTTGGTATAGAAGTTCCTTATTATAAAGTACCTAATATACAAAAAGCAATCATCCACAAAGCCAATAATGCTTCAAAACCTGTTATCACAGCTACACAAATGCTTTTTTCTCTTGCAAAAAGCAAAACGGCTACAAGAGCTGAAATTTCAGATGTTGCTAATGCTGTTTTAGATGGGACAGATGCTGTAATGCTTAGCGAAGAAAGTGCAGTAGGTATAGATCCAGCAAATGCAGTTGATATCATGTGTCAAACTATCATAGAAACTGAAAAACGCTATCCTTATAACAAATTTAACGAATTTGTAAATCTTGACAATACAGATAAAATCATGCGTTCTTCCGCACATCTTGCGACAGATCTTAATGCTGATGCTATTTTTTCCTTGACTAGTAGTGGAAAATCTGCTATTAAAATTGCAAGATATCGTCCAAATATGGAAATTATAGCAGTAGCTCATTCTGAAAAAACATTAAATTCTTTAAGCATAGTTTGGGGTGTTAATCCTGCTATTTTAGTTAATAAAAGTGAAGATTTAACAGATTTGCTTAGAGATTCTGTAAAATCTAGCGTTGAAAAAGGTTTTATGGATAAAGATAAATGCTATTTACTCACTGCAGGTTTTCCAACCGGAGTAGAAGGCACAAGTAATCTTATACGCATACTTGCAAAAGAACAAATTGCTTACTATCTTAAATAG
- a CDS encoding tetratricopeptide repeat protein, with product MADKEDIVLEKPEDTLNEPRLDESLGEFKGQEGQAPEDEEFTSLPDELPRENSGSGFKFTRESAPEETSTFEEVEEDEPTPWYKDRKFMSLVGLSLGIICILVFTLFYLTFNDGKVKPDIIATKPIEQPVIMPDESYDYNDMTKVDGMIQKANALYLKGEVEQALKVYEQIAVYNESLSNYNLGVSQMNEGKFDEAFESFKRAIANGENQSVAAINAAVCALKLNDREKFKYYIDLAQVYLPKEGKSKLYDYYLALINYYKGYYPEALQMLQRVNSEPYADVSKYLSAKIYAKMDFDAKSVQQLNTQGSFEPSLSLGLLYARMGEYDKAKIALNTAMKIERDFNQSLSALTLVDIKTGDFQDMLLRLQSTYRNDEDKYKILDRYKIKVRLNKELFNITIAQRNFSNDILKKQKDQFDLLFYFAPYQVFDSKQASLYIKKANITNFVDDSSDGQSYLATSKALSSTNVKIANIINNALNQKLRLANQEFLALLEDYPEHSILQYNLALTYAQMQNYELAYKHFSSSYHLNPKNYLAGAFAMFCGKLSDNDTTKLYHEILDNIAADSNFKANMQKNMLFLANGDYVSMLPYLDENGQKTPLNLIFEAIIAKNNNLNNQVDVKIAKLRSELPQDIVANILYFNSLNSNLNIKEYAQNAQIHFKNLQVDYRSVFGGSNIARELYVNLMHIAGLLNLERQKFKTLINTSKVKDEGMVQTLAYLDIFAQQYEESYALYNILIDEYGAKDARTLFLASVAAVGANNPNSAIALLQLSKLTDKNSKESKVALGLLYQEVGNYEAAITQYRTLPNAFKSEFFTFDIKNQ from the coding sequence ATGGCAGATAAAGAAGATATAGTTCTTGAAAAACCTGAAGATACTTTAAATGAGCCAAGACTTGATGAAAGCTTGGGGGAATTTAAAGGGCAAGAAGGTCAGGCTCCTGAAGATGAAGAATTTACGTCTTTACCAGATGAGTTGCCTAGAGAAAATAGCGGTAGTGGTTTTAAATTTACAAGAGAAAGTGCGCCAGAAGAAACATCAACTTTTGAAGAAGTAGAAGAAGATGAGCCTACTCCATGGTATAAGGATCGCAAATTTATGTCCCTTGTGGGTTTGTCTTTGGGTATCATTTGTATTTTGGTATTTACTTTATTTTATTTAACCTTTAATGATGGAAAAGTCAAGCCTGATATCATTGCAACAAAGCCTATTGAACAGCCTGTAATTATGCCTGATGAGTCTTATGATTATAATGATATGACAAAAGTTGATGGGATGATACAAAAAGCAAATGCGCTTTATTTAAAGGGTGAAGTGGAGCAAGCTTTAAAGGTTTATGAGCAAATTGCAGTTTATAATGAGTCTTTGTCTAATTATAACCTAGGTGTTTCTCAAATGAATGAGGGGAAATTTGATGAAGCTTTTGAAAGTTTTAAAAGGGCAATAGCTAATGGAGAAAATCAAAGCGTAGCAGCTATTAATGCTGCTGTTTGTGCTTTAAAGCTTAATGATAGGGAGAAATTTAAATATTATATAGATTTAGCGCAAGTTTATCTTCCTAAAGAGGGAAAATCTAAATTGTATGATTATTATTTGGCTTTGATTAATTATTACAAGGGTTATTATCCTGAAGCCTTGCAAATGCTCCAACGTGTAAATTCAGAGCCTTATGCGGATGTATCTAAATATTTATCAGCTAAAATTTATGCAAAAATGGATTTTGATGCAAAATCTGTTCAGCAATTAAATACCCAAGGAAGTTTTGAACCTAGCCTTTCCTTGGGACTTTTGTATGCAAGAATGGGAGAATACGATAAGGCTAAAATAGCCTTAAATACAGCGATGAAAATTGAAAGAGATTTTAACCAAAGCCTTTCAGCCTTAACTTTGGTTGATATTAAAACAGGGGATTTTCAAGATATGCTATTGCGCTTGCAAAGCACATATAGAAATGATGAGGATAAGTATAAAATTTTAGATAGATATAAGATCAAGGTTCGTTTAAACAAGGAGTTATTTAATATAACCATAGCACAGAGAAATTTTTCTAACGATATCTTAAAAAAACAAAAAGATCAGTTTGATTTGCTTTTTTATTTTGCGCCTTATCAAGTTTTTGATTCTAAGCAAGCCTCACTTTATATTAAAAAAGCTAATATTACAAATTTTGTAGATGATAGTTCGGATGGTCAAAGCTATTTGGCTACTAGCAAAGCCTTATCTTCGACTAATGTTAAAATTGCTAATATTATCAATAACGCATTAAATCAAAAATTAAGACTCGCAAACCAAGAATTTCTAGCTTTGTTGGAGGATTATCCTGAGCATAGTATTTTGCAATATAATCTTGCTTTAACTTATGCACAGATGCAAAACTATGAGCTTGCTTATAAGCATTTTTCTAGTTCTTATCATCTAAATCCTAAAAATTATTTAGCAGGTGCTTTTGCGATGTTTTGTGGAAAATTGAGTGATAATGATACCACTAAACTTTATCATGAAATTCTTGATAATATTGCAGCCGATTCAAATTTTAAAGCCAATATGCAAAAAAATATGCTGTTTTTAGCTAATGGCGATTATGTTTCTATGTTGCCTTATTTGGATGAGAATGGGCAAAAAACACCTTTAAACCTTATTTTTGAAGCTATTATTGCAAAAAATAATAATCTTAATAATCAAGTAGATGTAAAAATTGCCAAATTAAGATCAGAGCTTCCACAAGATATTGTGGCAAATATTTTGTATTTTAATTCCTTAAATTCAAATTTAAATATTAAAGAGTATGCCCAAAATGCCCAAATTCATTTTAAGAATTTGCAAGTTGATTACCGTAGTGTTTTTGGAGGTTCAAATATTGCTAGGGAATTGTATGTTAATTTAATGCATATTGCAGGACTTTTAAATTTAGAAAGACAAAAATTTAAAACACTGATCAATACCTCTAAGGTTAAAGATGAGGGTATGGTACAGACTTTAGCTTATTTAGATATTTTTGCGCAACAGTATGAGGAATCTTATGCCTTATATAATATTTTAATCGATGAATACGGAGCTAAGGATGCTAGAACTTTGTTTTTAGCCTCTGTGGCTGCTGTGGGTGCAAATAATCCAAATTCAGCAATTGCTCTTTTGCAACTTTCAAAACTTACAGATAAAAATAGTAAGGAAAGTAAAGTAGCTTTAGGTTTGCTTTATCAAGAAGTAGGTAATTACGAAGCAGCTATCACGCAGTATAGAACTTTACCTAATGCTTTTAAGAGTGAATTTTTTACTTTTGATATTAAAAATCAATAA
- the serS gene encoding serine--tRNA ligase, with translation MLDLKNLQNNFDEVAKKLQNKKVDESILKNLAELFANLKKEKASLEEFQAFQNKFSKELATAEDKESLKAKLSENKIKISEQNARVNALENELETIAHAIPNIPDECVPVGEDEEGNVEIKKVLTPPQFDFIPKEHHDLGESLNWLDFVRGVKISQSRFCVLKNEGALLSRALVNYMIDFNRSRGFEFVNVPFLVNSATMFGTGQLPKFKDDMYKIDDEDLYLISTSEIPVTNLYSGEILTSESLPIKMTCYSACFRKEAGSAGRDTRGIIRQHQFEKVELVSITKPEQSDSVFNEMVECASDLLSSLGLAHRHLMLCTGDLGFSAAKTIDLEVWIPSQNKYREISSVSNCRDFQARRAKIRYKNEKGKNELVHTLNGSSLAVGRTLVAIMENYQDKEGKIQIPDVLKKYF, from the coding sequence ATGCTTGATTTGAAAAATTTACAAAATAATTTCGATGAGGTAGCTAAAAAGCTACAAAATAAAAAAGTAGATGAAAGCATATTAAAAAATCTTGCCGAGCTTTTTGCAAATTTGAAAAAAGAAAAAGCGAGTTTGGAAGAATTTCAAGCTTTTCAAAATAAATTTAGCAAAGAGTTAGCCACTGCAGAAGATAAAGAAAGCTTGAAGGCAAAACTCAGTGAAAACAAAATTAAAATCAGCGAACAGAACGCAAGAGTAAATGCTTTGGAAAATGAGTTAGAAACCATTGCGCATGCTATTCCAAATATCCCTGATGAATGCGTTCCTGTGGGTGAAGATGAGGAAGGAAATGTTGAAATAAAAAAAGTTTTAACACCTCCTCAATTTGATTTTATTCCAAAAGAACACCATGATTTAGGAGAGAGTTTAAATTGGCTTGATTTTGTGAGGGGGGTAAAAATTTCACAAAGTCGTTTTTGTGTGCTTAAAAACGAAGGAGCTTTGTTAAGTCGTGCTTTGGTAAATTATATGATAGATTTTAACCGAAGTCGCGGGTTTGAATTTGTAAATGTACCTTTTTTGGTAAATAGTGCTACAATGTTTGGCACAGGACAGCTTCCTAAATTTAAAGACGATATGTATAAGATAGACGATGAGGATTTGTATTTAATCTCAACTTCTGAAATTCCTGTGACAAATCTTTATAGCGGGGAAATCTTAACAAGTGAAAGTTTGCCTATTAAAATGACTTGTTATAGTGCTTGTTTTAGAAAAGAAGCAGGAAGTGCAGGGCGCGATACAAGGGGTATTATCCGTCAGCATCAATTTGAAAAAGTAGAGCTTGTAAGCATTACTAAACCTGAACAAAGCGATAGTGTTTTTAATGAAATGGTAGAATGTGCGAGTGATTTGCTCAGCTCTTTAGGTTTAGCTCATAGACATTTGATGCTTTGTACTGGAGATTTGGGTTTTAGTGCGGCAAAGACAATAGATCTTGAAGTATGGATACCATCGCAAAATAAATATCGTGAAATCAGCTCTGTTTCTAATTGCCGTGATTTTCAAGCAAGGCGTGCAAAAATTCGTTATAAAAATGAAAAAGGAAAAAATGAATTAGTGCATACTTTAAATGGTTCTTCTTTGGCAGTAGGTAGAACCTTGGTTGCCATTATGGAAAATTATCAAGATAAAGAAGGTAAAATTCAAATTCCTGATGTGCTGAAAAAATATTTTTAA
- the trpS gene encoding tryptophan--tRNA ligase produces MRVLTGLQPSGDLHIGNYFGAIKQMVEAQEKSEMFMFIANYHAMTSSQDGKKLEQNSLKAAAAFLSLGIDPQKSVFWLQSDVKEVMELYWILSQFTPMGLLERAHSYKDKIAKGLSASHGLFSYPVLMAADILLFDTQLVPVGKDQIQHVEIARDIALKVNNEWGEIFTLPEAKINEEVAVVVGTDGAKMSKSYQNTIDIFASQKALKKQISSIVTDSTALEDPKDYQNCNVFKIAKLFLNEAEQKELQVRYEKGGEGYGHFKMYLNDLVNEYFKEARMKYDELLEKPSHLKEILELGASKARKIAQEKMQKIYEKIGL; encoded by the coding sequence ATGAGAGTATTAACAGGACTTCAACCCAGTGGTGATTTACATATAGGTAATTATTTTGGCGCCATAAAGCAAATGGTGGAAGCTCAAGAAAAAAGTGAAATGTTTATGTTTATAGCAAATTATCATGCTATGACTTCAAGTCAAGATGGAAAGAAATTAGAGCAAAACTCACTTAAAGCCGCTGCAGCTTTTTTAAGCCTTGGCATAGATCCGCAAAAAAGTGTTTTTTGGTTGCAAAGTGATGTAAAAGAAGTAATGGAGCTTTATTGGATTTTATCTCAATTTACTCCTATGGGTTTATTAGAGCGTGCTCACAGTTATAAAGATAAGATAGCTAAAGGCTTAAGTGCGTCGCATGGACTTTTTTCTTATCCTGTTTTAATGGCAGCAGATATTTTGCTTTTTGATACTCAACTTGTGCCAGTAGGCAAGGATCAAATTCAGCATGTTGAAATAGCTCGCGATATTGCCTTAAAAGTAAATAACGAATGGGGTGAAATTTTTACTTTGCCTGAGGCTAAGATAAATGAAGAGGTGGCTGTGGTTGTAGGGACTGATGGGGCTAAAATGAGCAAGTCTTATCAAAATACCATAGATATATTTGCTAGTCAAAAGGCTTTAAAAAAGCAAATTTCTTCCATAGTTACAGATAGTACAGCCTTAGAAGATCCTAAGGATTATCAAAATTGTAATGTTTTTAAGATTGCAAAATTATTTTTAAATGAAGCAGAGCAAAAAGAATTGCAAGTTCGTTATGAAAAAGGTGGCGAGGGTTATGGACATTTTAAAATGTACTTAAATGATCTTGTAAATGAATACTTTAAAGAAGCAAGAATGAAATACGATGAGCTATTAGAAAAACCTTCACATTTAAAAGAAATTTTAGAATTAGGTGCAAGTAAAGCTAGAAAAATCGCTCAAGAAAAAATGCAAAAAATTTATGAAAAAATAGGACTTTAA
- a CDS encoding shikimate kinase, with protein sequence MKVRNIIFIGFMGSGKSTIARALAKDLDLVFLDSDSLIEMKFDQKVSEIFKEKGEAFFRQEEQKVANFLCSCNGASIASGGGFIHVLDFDKIGFCVYLKASFEYLKKRLSENEIAKRPLFYDEVQAKRLYNERLNKYEQKANLILDVENKSIDELVIEIKKVIK encoded by the coding sequence ATGAAAGTTAGAAATATTATTTTTATTGGCTTTATGGGAAGTGGAAAAAGCACCATAGCTAGAGCTTTAGCTAAGGATCTAGATCTTGTTTTTTTAGATAGCGATAGCTTGATTGAGATGAAATTTGATCAAAAAGTCAGTGAAATTTTTAAAGAAAAGGGTGAGGCTTTTTTTAGGCAAGAAGAGCAAAAAGTAGCAAATTTTCTTTGCTCTTGTAATGGAGCTTCTATAGCTAGTGGTGGAGGTTTTATACATGTTTTGGACTTTGATAAAATAGGTTTTTGTGTTTATTTAAAAGCAAGTTTTGAATATTTAAAGAAGCGTTTAAGTGAGAATGAAATTGCTAAAAGACCTTTATTTTATGATGAAGTTCAAGCAAAAAGATTATATAATGAGCGTCTAAATAAATACGAGCAAAAAGCGAATTTGATTTTAGATGTTGAAAATAAAAGTATTGATGAGCTTGTGATAGAAATAAAAAAGGTGATAAAATGA
- the der gene encoding ribosome biogenesis GTPase Der, with product MQSIILIGKPNVGKSSLFNRMARQRIAITSEISGTTRDTNKTEVFINSKKALLIDSGGLDESNELFKNVKKNTLKIAKESDIILYLVDGKLSPDDEDRQFFHSLKKLGKPIALVINKVDNKKDEERSWEFANFGVKEVFNLSVTHNIGLDELYNWLENFLDEEFLVPDEEENLEDFLEHYEEGKEFQFKEVDQNHIRVGIVGRVNVGKSSLLNALVKQERSVVSSIAGTTIDPVNESIVYKDKVIEFVDTAGIRKRGKIQGLERFALNRTEKILSNSQIALLVLDANEGFNELDERIAGLAAKHYLGVIIVLNKWDKTEFEFDKVVKELKLDRFKFLAYAPIVSVSALSGKRVHVLLEKILEVFANFTQKIPTSKLNDLIASATKAHPLPHDYGKLVKIYYAVQYDLAPPKIALIMNRPKALHFSYKRYLQNQIRKEFNFEGVPLVIASRKKGSKENDES from the coding sequence ATGCAAAGCATCATACTTATAGGTAAGCCAAATGTTGGAAAATCAAGTTTATTCAACAGAATGGCAAGACAAAGAATAGCTATTACAAGTGAAATTTCAGGCACTACAAGAGATACCAATAAAACAGAAGTTTTTATTAATTCTAAAAAAGCTTTATTGATTGATAGTGGTGGTCTTGATGAAAGTAATGAGCTTTTTAAAAACGTTAAAAAAAATACCCTAAAAATTGCAAAAGAAAGTGATATTATCCTTTATTTGGTTGATGGAAAATTAAGCCCTGATGATGAAGACAGGCAGTTTTTTCATTCTTTGAAAAAACTAGGAAAGCCTATTGCTCTAGTGATTAACAAAGTAGATAATAAAAAAGATGAAGAAAGATCGTGGGAATTTGCTAATTTTGGTGTAAAAGAGGTTTTTAATCTTTCTGTTACCCACAATATAGGGCTAGATGAGCTTTATAATTGGCTTGAGAACTTTTTGGATGAAGAGTTTTTAGTCCCTGATGAGGAAGAAAATTTAGAAGATTTTTTAGAACATTATGAAGAGGGAAAAGAATTTCAGTTTAAAGAAGTAGATCAAAATCATATCAGAGTGGGTATAGTAGGGCGTGTCAATGTTGGAAAATCAAGCCTTTTAAATGCCTTGGTAAAACAGGAGCGTAGTGTGGTGAGTTCTATTGCGGGAACGACGATTGATCCTGTTAATGAAAGCATAGTTTATAAAGATAAAGTGATAGAATTTGTTGATACTGCAGGTATTAGAAAGCGAGGTAAAATTCAAGGACTTGAGCGTTTTGCGCTAAACCGCACAGAAAAGATTTTATCTAATTCTCAAATTGCACTTTTGGTTTTAGATGCTAATGAGGGTTTTAATGAGCTTGATGAAAGGATAGCTGGGCTTGCGGCAAAGCATTATTTGGGCGTGATTATTGTATTAAATAAATGGGATAAAACTGAATTTGAATTTGACAAAGTGGTAAAAGAATTAAAACTTGATCGTTTTAAATTTTTAGCTTATGCGCCCATTGTCAGTGTTTCTGCTTTAAGCGGAAAAAGAGTGCATGTTTTATTGGAAAAAATTTTAGAAGTCTTTGCTAATTTTACGCAAAAAATTCCAACCTCAAAACTCAATGATTTAATCGCAAGTGCGACTAAGGCTCATCCTTTACCGCATGATTATGGAAAATTGGTAAAAATTTATTATGCAGTGCAATATGATTTAGCACCTCCTAAAATCGCACTTATTATGAATAGGCCTAAGGCTTTGCATTTTAGCTATAAGCGTTATTTGCAAAATCAAATCAGAAAAGAATTTAACTTTGAAGGTGTTCCTTTGGTTATTGCTTCACGCAAAAAAGGAAGCAAGGAAAATGATGAAAGTTAG